In Rhizobium oryzihabitans, one DNA window encodes the following:
- the nadA gene encoding quinolinate synthase NadA: MNEQISAASLYDRVSRVIPKAEWMGFQDDVEAILELKHKRNAVILAHNYQTPEIFHGVADIVGDSLALARKAMEVEADVIVLAGVHFMAETAKLLNPEKTVLIPDMAAGCSLADSITPEDIALLRKAYPGVPVVTYVNTSAAVKAASDICCTSGNARQVVESLGVPRVLMLPDEYLAKNVARETNVELIAWRGHCEVHELFTADDIRELRESHPGVTVLAHPECPPDVVEAADFSGSTAVMRSIRRSQSPPAVRWKGCWRYERSAVAICGQDGHRRQRHSGPDGGADAYATACAASDAQRPRRRDIQRLGAGRHCGQSWRG; encoded by the coding sequence GTGAACGAACAGATTTCTGCCGCAAGCCTTTACGACCGCGTCAGCCGCGTCATCCCCAAGGCCGAATGGATGGGTTTTCAGGACGATGTGGAGGCTATCCTCGAGCTGAAGCACAAGCGCAACGCCGTCATCCTCGCCCATAACTACCAGACGCCGGAAATCTTCCACGGCGTTGCCGATATCGTCGGCGACAGCCTCGCTCTTGCCCGCAAGGCGATGGAAGTGGAGGCGGATGTGATCGTTCTCGCCGGCGTGCATTTCATGGCTGAGACGGCAAAGCTGCTCAATCCGGAAAAAACAGTGCTCATTCCGGATATGGCCGCCGGCTGTTCGCTCGCCGATTCCATCACGCCCGAGGACATCGCACTTCTGCGCAAGGCCTATCCGGGCGTTCCGGTCGTCACTTATGTGAACACTTCGGCGGCGGTGAAAGCGGCTTCCGACATATGCTGCACGTCAGGCAATGCCCGCCAGGTGGTGGAATCGCTCGGCGTGCCCCGCGTCCTGATGTTGCCTGACGAATATCTGGCGAAGAACGTGGCGCGGGAGACCAATGTCGAACTGATTGCCTGGCGCGGACATTGCGAGGTGCACGAGCTTTTCACCGCCGATGACATCAGGGAATTGCGGGAAAGCCATCCCGGCGTCACCGTTCTCGCGCATCCGGAATGTCCGCCCGATGTCGTGGAAGCTGCGGATTTTTCCGGCTCCACCGCCGTCATGCGGTCGATCCGGCGATCGCAGTCGCCGCCCGCCGTGCGGTGGAAAGGATGCTGGCGGTATGAGCGAAGCGCTGTCGCAATATGCGGGCAGGACGGTCATCGTCGGCAGCGGCATAGCGGGCCTGATGGCGGCGCTGACGCTTACGCCACAGCCTGTGCTGCTTCTGACGCGCAGCGCCCTCGGCGGAGAGACATCCAGCGCCTGGGCGCAGGGCGGCATTGCGGCCAGTCTTGGCGCGGATGA
- a CDS encoding NUDIX hydrolase — MTIGLAHAELIAVVTAITGDEPRVMTVRAGLALPSGPFEFGHRTLQSGLREWIHEQTHHPVGYLEQLYTFADRDRNNDIPGGRTISIGYLGLVREQESSGNGRPLWHGWYEYFPWEDHRQGRPLVLDTIIDRLRAWADSNPACKSERHLRADFTFGLDGGGWNEELTLQRYELLYEAGLVEEAQSEPRINFGRPMFADHRRILATGIARLRAKIKYRPVVFELMADAFTLLQLQRAIEALAGLTLHKQNFRRLIEQQQLVEETGDMATETGGRPAKLFRFRQTVLDERALSGTKLPLSRN; from the coding sequence GTGACCATCGGGCTTGCCCATGCCGAACTCATTGCCGTCGTCACCGCCATTACCGGAGATGAACCGCGGGTCATGACCGTTCGCGCGGGCCTTGCCCTTCCTTCAGGCCCATTCGAATTCGGGCACAGAACGCTTCAGAGCGGATTGCGGGAATGGATCCACGAACAGACACACCACCCCGTCGGTTATCTCGAGCAGCTTTATACCTTCGCCGACCGCGACCGTAACAACGACATTCCGGGCGGCAGAACCATTTCGATTGGTTATCTCGGGCTGGTTCGCGAGCAGGAATCATCCGGCAACGGGCGCCCCCTTTGGCATGGCTGGTACGAATATTTCCCCTGGGAAGACCATCGTCAGGGCCGCCCGCTGGTTCTGGACACCATTATCGACAGGCTGCGCGCATGGGCGGACTCCAATCCCGCCTGCAAAAGCGAGCGCCATTTGCGGGCCGATTTCACTTTCGGTCTCGACGGTGGGGGCTGGAACGAGGAACTAACCCTGCAGCGCTATGAGTTGCTGTATGAGGCAGGCTTGGTCGAGGAAGCGCAGAGCGAGCCCCGGATCAACTTCGGCAGGCCGATGTTTGCCGATCACCGCCGCATCCTTGCCACCGGCATTGCCCGGCTGCGAGCCAAAATCAAATACCGGCCGGTGGTTTTCGAACTGATGGCTGATGCCTTCACGCTGTTGCAATTGCAGCGGGCGATCGAAGCACTCGCAGGGCTGACCCTGCACAAGCAGAATTTCCGCCGGCTGATCGAACAGCAGCAACTGGTGGAAGAGACCGGCGACATGGCGACCGAAACCGGCGGACGCCCGGCAAAGCTTTTCCGCTTCCGTCAAACCGTTCTTGATGAACGCGCCCTCTCAGGAACCAAACTGCCCCTCTCTCGCAATTGA
- a CDS encoding PAS domain-containing protein: MLEDISLEETLIGYYTWNIGQNLVYLDAVAARVRDFSFDEASRGLPVEAFIAQVEINARARVARAVHNSLTRGEFYDQEYRIGLKSGGFRWLRTTGRVIHDCDGVPMMAMGTVREVVARKALLM, translated from the coding sequence ATGTTGGAAGATATATCTCTAGAAGAGACGCTTATTGGCTATTATACGTGGAATATTGGGCAGAATCTGGTTTATCTGGATGCTGTGGCTGCTCGTGTCCGCGATTTTTCCTTCGATGAGGCGTCTCGCGGCCTTCCGGTGGAGGCGTTCATTGCCCAGGTCGAGATCAACGCCCGGGCGAGGGTGGCAAGAGCGGTCCATAATTCACTGACGCGTGGTGAGTTTTATGATCAGGAATACCGAATTGGTCTGAAGTCCGGCGGCTTTCGCTGGTTGCGGACGACAGGCAGGGTGATCCACGACTGTGACGGCGTTCCAATGATGGCAATGGGCACAGTGCGTGAGGTTGTCGCCCGCAAGGCCTTGCTGATGTAG
- a CDS encoding TIGR02300 family protein, with translation MAKAELGTKRTDPDTGKKFYDLNRDPVVSPYTGKSWPLSFFEESTAQAKLEQAEEEEVAEVDAENTEVELVSLEDADGDNSGDEIPDMGDDDDVEIDDDDDTFLEADEDDDDDDMSGIIGVTGDDEEA, from the coding sequence GTGGCAAAAGCGGAACTTGGTACCAAGCGCACCGACCCCGATACCGGCAAGAAGTTCTACGATCTGAACCGCGACCCGGTCGTTTCTCCCTATACCGGCAAGTCATGGCCGCTCTCCTTCTTCGAGGAAAGCACGGCTCAGGCAAAGCTCGAGCAGGCTGAAGAAGAAGAAGTCGCGGAAGTCGATGCCGAAAACACGGAAGTCGAACTCGTATCGCTGGAAGACGCCGATGGCGACAACAGCGGCGACGAAATCCCGGATATGGGCGACGACGACGACGTGGAAATCGACGACGATGACGATACCTTCCTTGAAGCCGACGAAGACGACGACGATGACGATATGTCCGGCATCATCGGCGTAACGGGCGACGACGAAGAGGCTTGA
- the cmk gene encoding (d)CMP kinase, translated as MTDAQAESFMTFTIAIDGPAAAGKGTLSRKIAETYGFHHLDTGLTYRATAKALLDAGLPLDDENVAEKVALELDLAGLDRSVLSRHDIGEAASRIAVMTPVRRALVKAQQRFAAKEPGTVLDGRDIGTVVCPDAPVKLYVTASPDVRARRRHDEILANGGVADYDAIFAEVRKRDERDMGRADSPLKPAEDAHLLDTSEMSIEVAFQAARAIIDAALEK; from the coding sequence ATGACGGACGCACAGGCAGAAAGCTTCATGACCTTCACGATCGCCATAGACGGGCCGGCTGCCGCTGGCAAAGGCACCTTGTCACGAAAGATTGCGGAGACCTATGGTTTCCATCATCTCGATACCGGGCTGACCTACAGAGCGACGGCCAAGGCCCTTCTTGATGCCGGCCTGCCGCTCGATGATGAAAACGTCGCTGAAAAAGTGGCGCTGGAACTCGACCTTGCCGGCCTCGACCGTTCGGTCCTTTCCCGGCACGATATTGGCGAGGCTGCGTCCAGGATTGCCGTGATGACGCCGGTGCGGCGGGCGCTCGTGAAGGCGCAGCAGCGTTTTGCCGCAAAGGAGCCCGGCACGGTTCTGGACGGCCGCGACATCGGCACGGTGGTGTGCCCGGATGCGCCGGTGAAGCTTTATGTCACGGCGTCGCCGGACGTGCGGGCGCGGCGGCGTCATGACGAAATCCTCGCCAATGGCGGGGTGGCGGATTACGATGCCATTTTCGCTGAAGTGAGGAAACGCGACGAGCGCGACATGGGCCGCGCCGACAGCCCGTTGAAACCGGCTGAAGACGCGCACTTGCTAGATACGTCGGAAATGAGTATAGAGGTGGCGTTTCAGGCCGCGCGGGCGATTATCGACGCCGCCCTGGAGAAATAG
- the rpsA gene encoding 30S ribosomal protein S1 has translation MSVSTPTREDFAALLEESFASNDLAEGYVAKGIVTAIEKDVAIVDVGLKVEGRVPLKEFGAKSKDGTLKVGDEVEVYVDRIENALGEAVLSREKARREESWVKLEAKFEAGERVEGVIFNQVKGGFTVDLDGAVAFLPRSQVDIRPIRDVTPLMHNPQPFEILKMDKRRGNIVVSRRTVLEESRAEQRSEIVQNLEEGQVVDGVVKNITDYGAFVDLGGIDGLLHVTDMAWRRVNHPSEILNIGQQVKVQIIRINQETHRISLGMKQLESDPWDGISAKYPVGKKISGTVTNITDYGAFVELEPGIEGLIHISEMSWTKKNVHPGKILSTSQEVDVVVLEVDPSKRRISLGLKQTLENPWQAFAFSHPAGTEVEGEVKNKTEFGLFIGLEGDVDGMVHLSDLDWNRPGEQVIEEFNKGDVVKAVVLDVDVEKERISLGIKQLGKDAVGEAATSGDLRKNAVVSCEVIAVNDGGVEVKLVNHEDITSFIRRNDLARDRDDQRPERFSVGQVFDARVVNFSKKDRKVMLSIKALEIAEEKEAVAQFGSSDSGASLGDILGAALKNRGE, from the coding sequence ATGTCAGTATCTACCCCCACGCGCGAAGATTTCGCAGCGCTTCTCGAAGAATCCTTTGCCTCTAACGATCTTGCCGAAGGCTATGTTGCCAAGGGTATCGTAACGGCAATCGAGAAGGACGTTGCCATCGTTGACGTCGGCCTCAAGGTTGAAGGCCGCGTACCGTTGAAGGAATTCGGCGCGAAGTCCAAGGACGGCACGCTGAAGGTCGGCGACGAAGTCGAAGTTTACGTCGATCGCATCGAAAACGCTCTCGGCGAAGCCGTTCTGTCGCGCGAGAAGGCTCGCCGCGAAGAAAGCTGGGTCAAGCTCGAAGCCAAGTTCGAAGCCGGCGAGCGCGTCGAAGGCGTTATCTTCAACCAGGTCAAGGGTGGTTTCACCGTCGATCTGGACGGCGCTGTTGCCTTCCTTCCGCGTTCGCAGGTCGACATCCGCCCGATCCGCGACGTTACCCCGCTGATGCACAACCCGCAGCCCTTCGAAATCCTCAAGATGGACAAGCGCCGTGGCAACATCGTTGTTTCGCGCCGCACGGTTCTCGAAGAGTCCCGTGCCGAGCAGCGTTCTGAAATCGTTCAGAACCTCGAAGAAGGCCAGGTTGTTGACGGCGTCGTCAAGAACATCACCGATTACGGTGCGTTCGTTGACCTCGGCGGCATCGACGGCCTGCTGCACGTTACCGACATGGCATGGCGCCGCGTCAACCATCCTTCGGAAATCCTCAACATTGGCCAGCAGGTCAAGGTTCAGATCATCCGCATCAACCAGGAAACCCACCGCATCTCGCTCGGCATGAAGCAGCTCGAGTCGGATCCGTGGGATGGCATCTCCGCCAAGTACCCGGTTGGCAAGAAGATCTCCGGTACGGTTACGAACATCACCGACTACGGTGCATTCGTCGAGCTGGAGCCGGGCATCGAAGGCCTGATCCACATTTCCGAAATGTCCTGGACCAAGAAGAACGTACATCCCGGCAAGATCCTGTCCACGAGCCAGGAAGTCGACGTTGTCGTTCTCGAAGTCGATCCGTCCAAGCGCCGTATCTCGCTCGGCCTCAAGCAGACGCTGGAAAACCCGTGGCAGGCATTTGCCTTCAGCCATCCGGCCGGCACTGAAGTTGAAGGCGAAGTCAAGAACAAGACCGAATTCGGCCTGTTCATTGGCCTCGAAGGCGATGTTGACGGCATGGTTCACCTGTCGGATCTCGACTGGAACCGTCCGGGCGAACAGGTCATCGAAGAGTTCAACAAGGGTGACGTGGTCAAAGCCGTCGTTCTCGATGTTGACGTCGAGAAGGAGCGCATCTCGCTCGGCATCAAGCAGCTCGGCAAGGATGCTGTCGGTGAAGCCGCAACGTCCGGCGACCTGCGCAAGAACGCAGTCGTTTCGTGCGAAGTCATCGCCGTTAACGACGGTGGCGTGGAAGTGAAGCTCGTCAACCACGAGGACATCACCTCCTTCATCCGCCGCAACGACCTCGCACGCGATCGTGACGATCAGCGTCCGGAGCGTTTCTCGGTCGGTCAGGTTTTCGACGCCCGCGTCGTCAACTTCTCCAAGAAGGACCGCAAGGTCATGCTTTCGATCAAGGCGCTGGAAATCGCTGAAGAGAAGGAAGCAGTCGCACAGTTCGGTTCGTCCGACTCGGGCGCTTCGCTCGGCGACATCCTCGGCGCGGCTCTGAAGAACCGCGGCGAATAA
- a CDS encoding ribonuclease D has translation MAAPIRYHEGDISAEDAARYTGAIAIDTETLGLVPRRDRLCVVQLSPGDGTADVIRIAAGQKEAPNLVRMLADPARQKIFHYGRFDIAVLFHTFGVTTTPVFCTKIASRLTRTYTDRHGLKDNLKEMLEIDISKAQQSSDWAAETLSPAQLEYAASDVLHLHALRDKLTARLIRDGRLDHADACFAFLPTRAKLDLLGWEETDIFAHS, from the coding sequence ATGGCAGCACCCATCCGTTACCACGAAGGCGATATTTCCGCCGAAGATGCCGCGCGTTACACCGGCGCCATCGCAATCGATACGGAAACACTGGGACTGGTGCCGCGCCGCGACCGTCTCTGCGTTGTCCAGCTTTCGCCCGGCGACGGCACGGCGGACGTCATCCGCATCGCAGCCGGCCAGAAGGAGGCTCCGAACCTCGTCCGGATGCTTGCCGATCCCGCCCGCCAGAAGATTTTTCATTATGGCCGTTTCGACATTGCCGTTCTGTTCCACACCTTCGGCGTGACGACCACGCCGGTTTTCTGCACCAAGATCGCCTCGCGCCTGACCCGCACCTATACGGACCGGCATGGGCTGAAGGACAATCTGAAGGAAATGCTGGAAATCGATATTTCCAAGGCGCAGCAATCATCGGACTGGGCAGCGGAAACCCTGTCGCCCGCGCAGCTCGAATATGCCGCCTCGGACGTACTTCACCTGCATGCGCTGCGCGACAAGCTGACCGCCCGCCTCATACGCGATGGCCGCCTCGACCACGCCGATGCCTGTTTCGCGTTTTTGCCGACCCGTGCGAAGCTCGATCTTCTCGGTTGGGAGGAAACGGATATTTTCGCCCATAGCTGA
- a CDS encoding nucleoside 2-deoxyribosyltransferase, whose amino-acid sequence MTKKIYLAGPEVFLPNAREMLDLKAALAREAGFVPLSPGDLQIPPADTKIGHGCNINAIDEQMMLEADAVIANLTPFRGVAADTGTSYELGFMCALGKPVFAYTNVAANHFTRIKAHYGGVAAIDDTDRYRGPDGLSIENFDMVDNLMLHGGIVRRGGVIVVGNASEEALYTDLDAYKRCLAAAAEKLLIQPDPDRKNLAETSS is encoded by the coding sequence ATGACAAAGAAAATCTATCTCGCCGGACCGGAGGTTTTCCTCCCGAACGCCCGTGAAATGCTTGACCTGAAGGCTGCCCTTGCACGGGAAGCCGGCTTTGTGCCGCTATCGCCGGGTGACCTGCAAATCCCTCCGGCGGATACGAAGATCGGCCACGGTTGCAACATCAATGCCATCGACGAGCAGATGATGCTGGAAGCCGATGCGGTGATCGCCAATCTCACGCCGTTCCGCGGTGTCGCCGCCGATACGGGAACGAGTTACGAGTTGGGTTTCATGTGCGCGCTTGGCAAGCCGGTTTTCGCCTATACCAACGTCGCGGCCAATCACTTCACCCGCATCAAGGCGCATTACGGCGGCGTTGCCGCGATTGACGACACTGACCGGTATCGCGGCCCGGACGGGTTGTCGATCGAGAATTTCGACATGGTCGACAATCTCATGCTGCATGGCGGGATCGTGCGTCGCGGCGGCGTCATCGTTGTCGGCAACGCATCCGAAGAGGCGCTTTATACGGATCTGGACGCATACAAGCGCTGCCTGGCGGCGGCCGCTGAAAAATTATTGATACAGCCTGACCCTGACAGAAAAAATCTAGCGGAGACATCATCATGA
- a CDS encoding SDR family oxidoreductase, translated as MSGTILITGATSGFGQATARRFIQEGWKVIGTGRRAERLEALAQELGTAFHGVAFDITDEDATQKALAALPEGFRDIDILVNNAGLALGTAPAPQVPLKDWQTMVNTNITGLLNITHQLLPTLIDRKGIVVNLSSVAAHWPYAGGNVYAGTKAFLRQFSLGLRSDLHGKGVRVTSIEPGMCETEFTLVRTGGNQDASDNLYKGVNPITADDIANTIYWVTSQPKHININSLELMPVNQSFAGFQVYRES; from the coding sequence ATGAGCGGTACCATCCTCATTACCGGCGCCACATCCGGTTTCGGACAGGCAACGGCACGGCGCTTCATCCAGGAGGGCTGGAAGGTCATCGGCACCGGCCGGCGGGCGGAACGGCTGGAGGCGCTGGCGCAGGAACTCGGCACCGCCTTTCACGGCGTCGCCTTCGACATCACCGACGAAGATGCGACGCAAAAGGCGCTTGCGGCTCTGCCGGAGGGTTTCCGGGACATTGACATCCTCGTCAATAATGCCGGCCTGGCACTTGGCACAGCGCCTGCGCCGCAGGTGCCGCTGAAGGACTGGCAGACCATGGTGAACACCAATATCACCGGTCTCCTGAACATCACCCACCAGCTCTTGCCGACCCTGATCGACCGCAAGGGCATTGTCGTCAACCTCTCGTCGGTGGCTGCGCACTGGCCCTATGCCGGCGGCAACGTCTATGCCGGCACCAAAGCCTTCCTGCGGCAATTCTCGCTCGGTCTTCGCTCCGACCTGCATGGAAAGGGCGTGCGCGTCACCTCCATCGAACCCGGCATGTGCGAGACGGAATTCACGCTCGTGCGCACCGGTGGCAACCAGGATGCCTCGGATAATCTCTACAAGGGCGTTAATCCGATCACGGCGGACGATATCGCCAACACGATCTATTGGGTGACCTCGCAGCCCAAGCATATCAACATCAACAGCCTCGAACTCATGCCGGTCAACCAGTCCTTTGCCGGTTTCCAGGTATACCGGGAAAGCTGA
- a CDS encoding M24 family metallopeptidase, producing the protein MADFKEALKRFQPIAVSSIAEDELRVRLRGLQARMIQQNVKAVWLDASSSLTYYTGLSLGLSERIHGALVPAEGNPVYLSPTFEEPKLQTLIRIPGEVAVWEEDENPFDLMVKRIDALACPGHLVAIDPATPFVFASALMQRLEGRIISAQPMIVAQRQVKSAAEIAIIQTAMDASYGVQKAVFEGLRPGVSTTEVADFVNAAHIALGMKPLFVAVQFGEATAYPHGVPYAQTLNDGDMVLVDLGAILHGYRSDITRTYVFGQPTERQRFLWNAERDAQAAAFDAAKVGAACSDVDKAARDSLKAAGFGPDYQLPGLPHRTGHGLGLDIHEEPYIVAGNATALEPGMCFSIEPMLCVYGECGVRLEDIVYMTEAGPRWFCPPEKNLDRLFQPVAG; encoded by the coding sequence ATGGCAGACTTTAAAGAGGCGCTGAAGCGGTTTCAGCCGATCGCGGTTTCATCGATCGCTGAAGACGAACTGAGGGTGCGGTTGCGCGGCCTGCAAGCGCGAATGATCCAGCAAAATGTGAAGGCGGTCTGGCTCGATGCATCATCGTCGCTGACCTATTATACCGGCCTTTCGCTTGGGCTTTCGGAGCGCATTCATGGTGCCCTCGTGCCCGCCGAGGGTAATCCGGTCTATCTCAGCCCGACTTTCGAGGAGCCGAAGCTTCAGACCCTGATCCGCATTCCGGGTGAGGTTGCCGTCTGGGAAGAGGATGAAAATCCATTCGACCTGATGGTGAAGCGCATCGATGCTCTGGCGTGCCCCGGCCATCTTGTCGCCATCGATCCCGCCACTCCCTTTGTCTTTGCCTCGGCCCTGATGCAGCGTCTGGAAGGCCGGATCATTTCCGCCCAGCCGATGATCGTTGCCCAGCGGCAGGTCAAATCCGCAGCCGAGATCGCCATCATCCAGACAGCGATGGATGCGAGCTACGGCGTGCAGAAGGCTGTGTTCGAGGGGCTTCGTCCGGGCGTTTCCACAACGGAAGTGGCTGATTTCGTCAACGCCGCGCACATTGCCCTTGGCATGAAGCCGCTTTTTGTGGCCGTGCAGTTCGGCGAGGCGACGGCCTATCCGCATGGCGTGCCTTATGCGCAGACGCTGAACGATGGCGATATGGTGCTGGTCGATCTCGGCGCCATTCTTCACGGCTATCGTTCGGATATCACCCGCACCTATGTTTTCGGCCAGCCGACGGAACGGCAGCGTTTTCTCTGGAATGCCGAACGCGACGCCCAGGCTGCGGCCTTTGACGCGGCTAAGGTCGGCGCTGCCTGCTCGGACGTGGACAAGGCTGCGCGCGACAGCCTGAAAGCGGCCGGTTTTGGACCGGATTATCAGCTCCCCGGCCTGCCGCATCGCACCGGCCACGGGCTTGGGCTGGATATTCACGAAGAACCCTATATCGTTGCAGGAAATGCCACGGCGCTTGAGCCGGGCATGTGCTTTTCCATCGAGCCGATGCTGTGCGTTTATGGGGAATGCGGCGTCCGTCTCGAGGACATTGTATATATGACGGAGGCGGGACCGCGCTGGTTCTGCCCTCCGGAAAAGAACCTCGACCGGCTGTTCCAGCCGGTCGCCGGGTAA
- a CDS encoding ABC transporter substrate-binding protein, with protein sequence MKTLTRSLLIASALAITSAVPAMAKTFVYCSEASPEGFDPSPYTAGGTFDASAHPVYNRLTEFKKGTTEVEPGLAEKWDVSSDGLEYTFHLRKGVKFHSNDKFTPSRDFNADDVIFSYNRQGDAKNPWNQYIAGITYEYYNSMEMPSLIKEIVKVDDYTVKFVLTRPEAPFLANIAMPFASIVSKEYADALDKAGTKEDFNNLPIGTGPFKFVAYQKDAVIRYQKNADYWGDAPKIDDLIFAITPDAAVRLQKLKAGECHLMPYPAPADLAAIRADKNLKLDEQPGLNVAYFAYNTTVAPFDKPEVRKALNMAMNKQAIIDAVFQGAGQVAKNPIPPTMWSYNDSIKDDAYDPEAAKKALEAAGVKDLSMKIWAMPVQRPYMPNARRTAELIQSDFAKVGVKAEIVSFEWGEYLKKSTEVNRDGSVILGWTGDNGDPDNFMGVLLSCAATGEGGANRAQWCNKEFSELLSKAKQTTDVAERTKLYEQAQVIFKEQAPWATLAHSTQFVPMSAKVSGFTMSPLGDFTFESVDIAE encoded by the coding sequence ATGAAAACGCTGACCCGCAGTTTGCTTATCGCCTCTGCGCTTGCGATTACTTCCGCCGTGCCTGCCATGGCGAAGACCTTCGTTTATTGCTCCGAGGCGTCGCCGGAAGGCTTCGATCCGTCGCCCTACACCGCCGGCGGCACCTTCGATGCCTCCGCGCATCCGGTCTACAACCGTCTGACCGAGTTCAAGAAGGGCACGACCGAAGTTGAGCCGGGCCTTGCTGAAAAATGGGATGTTTCAAGCGATGGCCTCGAATACACCTTCCACCTGCGCAAGGGTGTGAAGTTCCACTCCAACGACAAGTTCACGCCGAGCCGCGATTTCAACGCCGATGACGTGATCTTCAGCTACAACCGCCAGGGCGACGCGAAGAACCCGTGGAACCAGTATATCGCAGGCATCACCTACGAATATTACAACTCCATGGAAATGCCGTCGCTGATCAAGGAAATCGTCAAGGTTGACGATTACACCGTCAAGTTCGTGCTGACGCGCCCGGAAGCGCCGTTCCTCGCCAACATCGCCATGCCTTTCGCTTCGATCGTGTCGAAGGAATATGCCGATGCGCTCGACAAGGCCGGCACCAAGGAAGACTTCAACAACCTGCCGATCGGCACCGGTCCGTTCAAGTTCGTCGCCTATCAGAAGGACGCGGTCATCCGTTACCAGAAGAATGCCGACTACTGGGGTGACGCGCCGAAGATCGACGATCTGATCTTCGCAATCACGCCGGATGCCGCCGTTCGCCTGCAGAAGCTGAAGGCCGGCGAATGCCACCTGATGCCTTATCCGGCACCGGCTGACCTTGCCGCCATCCGCGCCGACAAGAACCTCAAGCTCGATGAACAGCCGGGCCTGAACGTTGCCTACTTCGCCTACAACACCACTGTTGCACCTTTCGACAAGCCGGAAGTGCGCAAGGCGCTGAACATGGCGATGAACAAGCAGGCGATCATTGACGCCGTGTTCCAGGGTGCAGGCCAGGTTGCCAAGAACCCGATCCCGCCGACCATGTGGTCCTACAACGACAGCATCAAGGACGATGCCTACGATCCGGAAGCTGCCAAGAAGGCTCTCGAAGCCGCTGGCGTCAAGGATCTGTCGATGAAGATCTGGGCAATGCCGGTGCAGCGCCCCTACATGCCGAACGCCCGCCGCACGGCCGAGCTGATCCAGTCGGATTTCGCTAAGGTCGGTGTCAAGGCCGAGATCGTCTCCTTCGAATGGGGTGAATACCTCAAGAAGTCGACCGAAGTGAACCGCGACGGTTCCGTCATCCTCGGCTGGACCGGCGACAACGGTGACCCGGACAACTTCATGGGTGTTCTGCTCTCCTGCGCCGCAACCGGCGAAGGCGGTGCAAACCGTGCTCAGTGGTGCAACAAGGAGTTCTCCGAGCTGCTGTCCAAGGCAAAGCAGACCACTGACGTTGCCGAGCGCACCAAGCTTTATGAGCAGGCGCAGGTGATCTTCAAGGAACAGGCTCCGTGGGCGACGCTTGCGCACTCCACGCAGTTCGTTCCGATGTCTGCCAAGGTTTCCGGCTTCACCATGAGCCCGCTTGGCGACTTCACCTTCGAATCCGTCGACATCGCGGAGTAA